From Pararhodobacter zhoushanensis, the proteins below share one genomic window:
- a CDS encoding heparan-alpha-glucosaminide N-acetyltransferase: MNEQTSSGQTSRAPAIDLARGIALIGMAVFHFTFDLEFFHRIEPGTITSLPWIVFARTVAGSFVFLAGVSLVLAAQGGMRWPSFWRSTAVVAVAALGVSVATWFAIRPAFVFFGILHMIVVGRLLGLAFLRVPPVLTALIGVAVWALPYLVQSPVFDTRWLAWIGFAEVQPFSMDLEPVFPWFGPFLLGMAAAGLAQGWLRGGVLVNPILRGLAWAGRHSLAIYLIHQPVLLGTLWLFFG; encoded by the coding sequence ATGAACGAGCAGACATCTTCAGGACAGACCAGCCGCGCGCCGGCTATTGATCTTGCGCGGGGCATCGCGCTGATCGGCATGGCGGTGTTCCATTTCACCTTTGATCTGGAGTTTTTCCACCGGATCGAGCCGGGCACGATCACCAGCCTGCCGTGGATCGTGTTCGCGCGCACCGTGGCCGGCAGCTTCGTGTTTCTGGCCGGGGTCTCGCTGGTGCTGGCCGCGCAGGGCGGGATGCGCTGGCCGTCCTTCTGGCGCTCGACCGCCGTGGTGGCGGTGGCGGCGCTGGGGGTAAGTGTGGCGACGTGGTTCGCGATCCGTCCGGCGTTCGTGTTCTTTGGCATCCTGCACATGATCGTGGTCGGGCGGCTGCTGGGGCTGGCGTTCCTGCGGGTGCCGCCCGTGCTGACGGCACTCATCGGCGTGGCGGTCTGGGCGCTGCCGTATCTGGTGCAGTCGCCGGTATTCGATACGCGCTGGCTGGCGTGGATCGGCTTTGCCGAGGTCCAGCCGTTCAGCATGGATCTGGAGCCGGTCTTCCCGTGGTTCGGACCGTTCCTGCTGGGCATGGCCGCCGCCGGTCTGGCGCAGGGCTGGCTGCGGGGCGGGGTGCTGGTGAATCCGATTTTGCGCGGGCTGGCGTGGGCCGGGCGGCATAGCCTCGCGATCTACCTTATCCACCAGCCGGTGCTTTTGGGCACGCTATGGCTGTTCTTCGGCTGA
- a CDS encoding winged helix-turn-helix domain-containing protein, producing MPSPSPRLRLRLVFGADAMLGPGKAELLEQIRDLGSISAAGRAMGMSYKRAWSLVEEMNAAFRAPLVLSARGGPQGGGAQLTETGAQVLAHYRSFEDRAAQAGADDIAAIGALLRDIPDEK from the coding sequence ATGCCCTCCCCCTCTCCCCGTTTGCGCCTGCGTCTGGTCTTTGGCGCGGACGCCATGCTCGGGCCGGGCAAGGCCGAGCTGCTCGAGCAGATCCGCGATCTCGGGTCGATCTCGGCCGCCGGGCGGGCAATGGGGATGAGTTACAAGCGCGCGTGGTCGCTGGTCGAAGAGATGAACGCAGCCTTTCGCGCGCCTTTGGTGCTCAGCGCGCGCGGGGGTCCACAGGGCGGCGGCGCGCAGCTGACCGAGACGGGCGCGCAGGTGCTGGCGCATTACCGCAGCTTCGAGGACCGCGCGGCGCAGGCCGGGGCCGACGACATTGCCGCGATCGGCGCACTGCTGCGCGATATTCCCGATGAGAAATAA
- a CDS encoding ABC transporter permease gives MTTIDPQFAADAARDARRARLFTRINKIDSGLKVFGLAWITPILRAAAGDNPRGQMKEVWRLLGVPLLAIAIFLMLWSALAPRVQTSLGAIPGPMQVWEQVENLHADHMRTMEDSAEFYARQDERNATRIANGDAPRYRTFTGAPTYYQQIWTSIKTVFFGFVLGTVIAVPMGIAAGLSPTANAAMNPLIQIFKPVSPLAWLPIVSILVSALYTADDGWFSKSFLISAITVTLCSLWPTIINTALGVASIDKDLVNVSKVLKMSTWTKITKLVLPSSLPLIFTGLRLSLGVGWMVLIAAEMLAQNPGLGKFVWDEFQNGSSVSLAKIMVAVFTIGIIGFLLDRLMFAIQSMFTFSNNR, from the coding sequence ATGACGACGATAGATCCGCAATTCGCCGCCGACGCTGCCCGCGACGCCCGTCGCGCCCGGCTCTTTACCCGCATCAACAAGATCGACAGCGGGTTGAAAGTCTTTGGTCTGGCCTGGATCACGCCGATCCTGCGCGCCGCCGCCGGGGACAACCCGCGCGGTCAGATGAAAGAGGTCTGGCGCCTGCTGGGTGTTCCCCTGCTGGCCATCGCGATCTTCCTGATGCTCTGGTCCGCGCTGGCGCCGCGCGTGCAAACCTCGCTGGGCGCGATTCCCGGACCGATGCAGGTCTGGGAGCAGGTCGAGAACCTGCACGCCGACCATATGCGCACGATGGAAGACAGCGCCGAGTTCTATGCCCGGCAGGACGAGCGCAACGCCACCCGCATCGCCAATGGCGACGCGCCGCGCTACCGGACGTTTACCGGCGCGCCGACCTATTATCAGCAGATCTGGACCTCGATCAAAACCGTGTTCTTCGGCTTCGTGCTGGGCACCGTGATCGCCGTGCCGATGGGCATCGCCGCCGGGCTGTCGCCGACCGCCAATGCGGCGATGAACCCGCTGATCCAGATCTTCAAACCCGTCTCGCCGCTGGCGTGGTTGCCCATTGTGTCGATCCTTGTGTCGGCGCTCTACACCGCCGATGACGGCTGGTTTTCCAAAAGCTTCCTGATTTCCGCGATCACCGTGACGCTGTGCTCGCTCTGGCCGACGATCATCAACACCGCGCTGGGCGTGGCGTCGATCGACAAGGATCTGGTGAATGTCTCCAAGGTGCTCAAGATGAGCACCTGGACCAAGATCACCAAGCTGGTCCTGCCGTCGTCCCTGCCGCTGATCTTTACCGGACTGCGTCTGTCGCTGGGCGTGGGCTGGATGGTGCTGATCGCCGCCGAGATGCTGGCGCAGAACCCGGGTCTGGGCAAATTCGTTTGGGACGAGTTTCAGAACGGCTCGTCGGTGTCGCTGGCCAAGATCATGGTCGCGGTCTTTACCATCGGCATCATCGGCTTTCTGCTCGACCGGCTGATGTTCGCGATCCAGTCGATGTTCACGTTCTCGAACAACCGGTGA
- the modC gene encoding molybdenum ABC transporter ATP-binding protein, whose amino-acid sequence MSVSVQITHTQGAFTLDVAFEAPPGITVLFGRSGSGKTTLINAVAGLLRPQAGRIAVEDHVLFDSARGLFLPPHKRRLGYVFQEARLFPHLSVRQNLAYGRWFAPRSAPRADLSRVVEMLGIGPLLDRRPAALSGGEKQRVAIGRALLAAPGLILADEPLAALDEARKAEILPYFERLRGEVPILYVSHSAAEVARLATTVVVLDQGRVIRQGPAAEVLGDPSVTPLGAREAGALLLATVKHHHDDGLSELDAGGHALFLPHVAQSPGSTLRLRIAAHDVILSRARPEGLSALNILPAVVVEVRAGDGPGAMVSLDTPAGRLLARITGRSATALGLAPGVRCHAVIKTVAVAPENIGAPRSAEEQP is encoded by the coding sequence ATGAGCGTTTCGGTGCAGATCACCCATACCCAGGGCGCCTTCACGCTGGATGTCGCGTTTGAGGCTCCGCCCGGGATCACCGTGCTCTTTGGCCGCTCCGGCTCGGGCAAGACCACGCTGATCAACGCCGTCGCCGGTCTGCTGCGCCCGCAGGCCGGGCGGATTGCCGTGGAGGATCATGTGCTGTTTGACAGTGCGCGCGGCCTTTTCCTGCCGCCGCACAAACGCCGTCTGGGCTATGTGTTTCAGGAAGCCCGCCTGTTCCCGCACCTGAGCGTCCGCCAGAACCTGGCTTATGGCCGCTGGTTCGCCCCCCGCTCGGCCCCTCGCGCCGACCTGTCCCGCGTCGTCGAAATGCTGGGCATCGGCCCCCTGCTCGACCGCCGCCCCGCCGCGCTGTCGGGGGGTGAAAAGCAGCGTGTCGCCATTGGCCGGGCGCTGCTGGCCGCGCCGGGTCTGATCCTTGCCGATGAACCGCTCGCCGCGCTGGACGAAGCCCGCAAGGCCGAGATCCTGCCCTATTTCGAGCGCCTGCGCGGCGAGGTGCCGATCCTCTACGTCAGCCATTCGGCGGCTGAAGTGGCGCGGTTGGCGACGACCGTCGTGGTGCTGGACCAAGGCCGCGTGATCCGCCAAGGCCCCGCTGCCGAGGTGTTGGGCGACCCCTCGGTGACCCCTTTGGGCGCGCGGGAGGCGGGGGCGCTGCTGCTGGCGACAGTGAAGCACCACCACGATGACGGGTTGAGCGAGCTGGACGCGGGCGGCCACGCCCTCTTCCTGCCCCATGTCGCGCAATCCCCCGGCAGCACCCTGCGCCTGCGGATTGCCGCGCATGACGTGATCCTGTCGCGCGCCCGGCCCGAAGGTCTCTCCGCGCTCAACATCCTGCCCGCTGTGGTGGTCGAGGTTCGCGCGGGCGACGGTCCCGGCGCGATGGTCTCGCTGGATACGCCCGCCGGTCGTCTGCTGGCGCGGATCACCGGGCGCTCGGCCACCGCGCTGGGGCTTGCCCCCGGTGTCCGCTGTCACGCGGTGATCAAGACCGTCGCCGTCGCGCCCGAAAACATCGGCGCGCCGCGCTCAGCCGAAGAACAGCCATAG
- the modB gene encoding molybdate ABC transporter permease subunit, whose translation MDWLGPAEWQAVALSLKVALWATLCSLPFGILAAHTLARREFWGKSLLNGLIHLPLILPPVVTGYLLLLTFGTRGPIGAFLQPLGIVFAFRWTGAALAAAIMGFPLMVRAIRLSFEAVDPKLEQAAATLGASKLWVFLTVTLPLILPGVLAGAVLGFAKAMGEFGATITFVSNIPGQTQTLPSAIYAFLQVPGGEASALRLVLVSIVLAMGALIASEVLARRVQKRVNGA comes from the coding sequence ATGGACTGGCTGGGCCCTGCGGAATGGCAAGCCGTCGCCCTGTCGCTCAAGGTGGCGCTCTGGGCGACGCTGTGCTCGCTGCCCTTCGGCATCCTTGCGGCCCATACGCTTGCCCGGCGGGAGTTCTGGGGGAAATCCCTGCTCAACGGGCTGATCCATCTGCCGCTGATCCTGCCCCCCGTCGTCACCGGCTACCTGCTGTTGCTTACCTTCGGCACACGCGGCCCGATTGGTGCCTTCCTGCAACCTTTGGGCATCGTCTTTGCCTTCCGCTGGACCGGGGCCGCGCTGGCTGCGGCGATCATGGGCTTTCCGCTGATGGTCCGCGCCATCCGCCTGTCGTTCGAGGCGGTCGATCCCAAACTGGAACAAGCCGCCGCCACGCTGGGCGCGTCAAAGCTGTGGGTGTTTCTCACCGTCACGCTGCCACTGATCCTGCCCGGTGTGCTGGCCGGGGCGGTGCTGGGCTTTGCCAAGGCGATGGGCGAATTCGGCGCGACGATCACCTTTGTCTCAAACATCCCCGGCCAGACGCAGACCCTGCCTTCGGCGATCTACGCCTTTCTGCAGGTGCCGGGCGGTGAAGCCTCGGCCCTGCGGCTGGTGCTGGTGTCAATCGTGCTGGCCATGGGCGCGCTGATCGCGTCCGAGGTGCTGGCGCGGCGGGTACAGAAACGGGTGAACGGGGCATGA
- a CDS encoding ABC transporter substrate-binding protein, with protein MKTVTLSAAYIPLVDAAPLIVAQEMGFAEAEGLTLDLIRAPSWSSVRDMLAFGRVDAAHLLSPVPVAMALGLGGVTTRLAAVSVLSVNGDVICVSTALADKLRATGFAFDFADATAAGAALSRVVTDTLRIGVPFPFSMQVELLMYWLTALGMPRARLDVRTIPPPLMAQALAAGEIDAFCVGEPWGSIAVEQGFGALLLPGSAIWAFSPEKVLAVREDWAETEPHLTDRLIRAVWRAGQWLSRPDSRITASEILSRRHYLDVPAEVIDRSFEGRLVLSPRGEQRMVPQFQVFHDGLATFPWRSQAAWIARQLALRAGLNPQSAMHAGRGVYRSDLYRRAVRPLGADLPGASEKLEGAIAAPVTQAAVEGSVHLMKDLFFDGRIFDPGQP; from the coding sequence ATGAAGACCGTCACGCTGTCTGCCGCCTATATCCCGCTGGTCGATGCGGCGCCGCTGATCGTGGCGCAAGAGATGGGCTTTGCCGAGGCCGAAGGCCTGACGCTGGACCTGATCCGCGCGCCGTCATGGTCATCGGTGCGCGATATGCTGGCCTTCGGGCGGGTCGACGCGGCGCATCTGCTCTCGCCGGTGCCGGTGGCCATGGCGCTGGGCCTCGGTGGCGTGACGACGCGGTTGGCGGCGGTGTCGGTGCTGTCGGTCAATGGCGATGTCATCTGCGTCAGCACGGCGCTGGCCGACAAGCTGCGCGCCACCGGCTTTGCGTTCGACTTCGCCGATGCGACGGCGGCGGGCGCGGCGCTCAGCCGCGTCGTCACCGACACGTTGCGCATCGGTGTGCCTTTCCCGTTTTCGATGCAGGTCGAGCTGCTGATGTACTGGCTGACCGCGCTGGGCATGCCGCGCGCGCGGCTGGATGTGCGCACCATCCCGCCGCCGCTGATGGCGCAAGCTCTGGCCGCCGGTGAGATCGACGCGTTTTGTGTCGGCGAGCCCTGGGGGTCCATCGCGGTCGAGCAGGGGTTCGGGGCGCTGCTGCTGCCCGGTTCGGCGATCTGGGCGTTCTCGCCGGAGAAGGTGCTGGCTGTGCGCGAGGACTGGGCCGAGACCGAGCCGCATCTGACCGACCGGCTGATCCGCGCCGTCTGGCGGGCGGGGCAATGGTTGAGCCGACCCGACAGCCGCATCACCGCATCCGAGATCCTGTCGCGCCGTCATTATCTGGATGTCCCCGCCGAGGTCATCGACCGCAGCTTTGAGGGCCGCCTTGTCCTCTCGCCGCGCGGAGAGCAGCGCATGGTGCCGCAGTTTCAGGTGTTCCACGACGGCCTCGCCACCTTCCCGTGGCGCAGTCAGGCAGCGTGGATCGCGCGGCAGCTGGCGCTGCGCGCGGGTCTGAACCCGCAATCGGCCATGCATGCCGGGCGCGGGGTTTATCGCTCGGATCTTTACCGCCGCGCGGTGCGCCCGCTGGGGGCCGATCTGCCCGGCGCGTCGGAAAAGCTGGAGGGCGCGATTGCCGCCCCGGTGACACAGGCGGCGGTCGAGGGCAGCGTGCATCTGATGAAGGATCTGTTCTTCGATGGCCGCATCTTTGATCCCGGTCAGCCCTGA
- a CDS encoding CmpA/NrtA family ABC transporter substrate-binding protein: MNRLFAALIATTALTGTACAQDLEIDELTFGFIKLTDMAPLAIAYERGYFEDEGLYVTLEAQANWRVLLDGVISGTLQGAHMLAGQPLAATIGYGTEAHIVTPFSMDLNGNGITVSNEVWEMMLPSLPLMENGLPQHPISASALVPVVEAFRDQGRRFDMGMVYPVSTHNYELRYWLAAGGLNPGLYSPEDSSGQIGADVFLSVTPPPQMPATLEAGTISGYCVGEPWNQAAVQRGIGVPVITDYEIWPNNPEKVFGLRADFVEDYPNTTRAIVRALIRAAIWLDADDNANRMEAVEILSRPTYVGADAAVIAASMTGTFEYAPGDVRDVPDFNVFFRYNATYPYYSDAIWYLTQMRRWGQIAEAHPDQWYTDVAASVYRPDIYLDAARSLVDEGLANAADFPWDTDGFREPVNTLIDAVPYDGRTPNAYIDSFSIGLTGEQQLVDGAVQG, encoded by the coding sequence ATGAACCGTCTTTTTGCCGCCCTCATCGCCACCACGGCCCTGACCGGCACGGCCTGTGCCCAGGATCTTGAGATCGACGAGCTGACCTTTGGCTTCATCAAGCTGACCGACATGGCCCCCCTCGCCATCGCCTATGAGCGCGGATATTTCGAGGATGAGGGCCTGTATGTCACGCTGGAAGCGCAGGCCAACTGGCGGGTTTTGCTGGATGGCGTGATCTCGGGCACCCTGCAGGGCGCGCATATGCTGGCCGGTCAGCCGCTGGCCGCGACCATCGGCTACGGCACCGAGGCGCATATCGTCACGCCTTTCTCGATGGATCTGAACGGCAACGGCATCACCGTGTCGAACGAGGTCTGGGAGATGATGCTGCCCAGCCTGCCGCTGATGGAAAACGGTCTGCCCCAGCACCCGATCAGCGCCTCGGCGCTGGTGCCGGTGGTCGAGGCCTTTCGCGATCAGGGACGCCGGTTTGACATGGGCATGGTCTATCCCGTCTCGACCCACAATTACGAGCTGCGCTACTGGCTGGCCGCTGGCGGTCTGAACCCGGGGCTCTATAGCCCTGAGGATAGCTCGGGCCAGATCGGTGCGGATGTGTTCCTGTCGGTGACCCCGCCGCCGCAGATGCCCGCCACGCTGGAGGCCGGCACGATCAGCGGCTATTGCGTCGGTGAGCCGTGGAATCAGGCCGCCGTGCAGCGCGGTATCGGCGTGCCGGTGATCACCGATTACGAGATCTGGCCGAACAACCCCGAGAAGGTCTTTGGCCTGCGCGCCGATTTCGTCGAGGACTACCCCAACACCACGCGCGCCATCGTCCGCGCCCTGATCCGCGCCGCGATCTGGCTGGATGCCGACGACAACGCCAACCGGATGGAGGCGGTCGAGATCCTCAGCCGTCCGACCTATGTCGGTGCGGACGCGGCGGTGATCGCCGCGTCGATGACGGGCACATTTGAATACGCCCCGGGCGATGTCCGCGATGTGCCTGATTTCAATGTGTTCTTCCGCTATAACGCGACCTATCCCTATTATTCCGACGCCATCTGGTATCTGACCCAGATGCGCCGTTGGGGCCAGATCGCCGAAGCGCACCCGGATCAGTGGTACACCGACGTCGCCGCCAGCGTGTACCGCCCCGACATCTATCTGGACGCTGCGCGCAGCCTCGTGGATGAGGGTCTGGCCAATGCCGCCGACTTCCCCTGGGATACCGACGGGTTCCGCGAACCGGTCAACACGCTGATCGACGCAGTGCCCTATGACGGCCGGACCCCCAACGCCTATATCGACAGCTTTTCCATCGGTCTGACCGGCGAACAGCAGCTCGTTGACGGTGCGGTTCAGGGCTGA
- a CDS encoding glycosyltransferase family 2 protein, with the protein MKISVITAVYNAEATVGAAIASVARQTHRDIEHVIVEGNSKDGSLAAIQAAAHDRMRLISEPDGGIYDALNKGIRNATGDVVGFIHSDDFLAHDGVLEQIAAAFEDPGVEAVFSDLDYVSQTDTSRVIRHWSTGPFHRERLKRGWMPAHPTLYLRRDVYDHYGTYDIKFGISADYDFILRYFSQTTQKSVYIPEVLYKMRLGGVSNRNLAKIRQKMGEDFHAIRRNRVGGISTLAMKNLSKIRQFRT; encoded by the coding sequence TTGAAAATCTCCGTCATCACTGCCGTTTATAACGCCGAGGCGACCGTTGGCGCCGCGATTGCCAGCGTCGCGCGCCAAACCCATCGCGACATTGAGCATGTCATCGTCGAAGGCAATTCGAAGGATGGCTCTCTGGCCGCGATCCAGGCCGCAGCCCATGACCGCATGCGGCTGATAAGCGAGCCGGACGGCGGCATCTATGATGCGCTGAACAAGGGCATCCGCAACGCAACCGGCGATGTGGTCGGCTTCATTCACAGCGACGACTTTCTGGCGCATGACGGCGTTCTGGAACAGATCGCCGCTGCCTTCGAGGATCCCGGCGTCGAGGCCGTTTTCAGCGATCTGGACTATGTGTCACAGACTGACACTTCACGCGTCATCCGCCACTGGTCGACCGGCCCCTTCCACCGCGAGCGCCTGAAACGCGGCTGGATGCCAGCCCACCCGACCCTGTATCTGCGGCGCGACGTCTATGATCACTACGGCACCTACGATATTAAATTCGGCATCTCTGCGGATTACGATTTCATCCTGCGGTACTTTTCGCAAACGACGCAGAAATCGGTCTATATCCCTGAGGTGCTGTACAAAATGCGCCTTGGCGGCGTGAGCAACCGGAATCTGGCCAAGATCCGCCAGAAGATGGGCGAAGATTTCCATGCGATCCGCCGCAACCGGGTGGGTGGGATCTCGACGCTTGCGATGAAGAACTTGTCAAAGATCCGCCAGTTTCG
- a CDS encoding IclR family transcriptional regulator: MSDTNSLERMLSILSVFSDDKYEWTPDELIDFLGYTRPTLYRYLKILTDAGLVTSLPPGRYLLGPRVVELHHLVRMSDPLILAGTTVASELAAQFKGTAMLIRWYRNRMVCIHHETTPQAPIVRYMRGQPMGMSHGATARAIIAALPRRKALPLVESLLNDFRASGFGETTEAVLTNLRKIKRQGFAHSRGEVMAGVNGTSAPIIDGSRMPIGALCLTQHDTAHNASGAQTVAQAVVQGAATISDKLANPA, encoded by the coding sequence ATGAGCGACACCAATAGTTTGGAACGCATGCTGTCTATCCTGTCCGTCTTCAGTGACGACAAATACGAATGGACGCCAGACGAGCTGATTGATTTTCTCGGCTACACCCGCCCGACGCTGTATCGCTACCTGAAAATTCTGACCGACGCAGGTCTTGTCACCTCGCTGCCCCCGGGGCGCTATTTGCTGGGCCCGCGCGTGGTTGAGCTGCACCACCTGGTGCGCATGTCTGACCCGCTTATTCTGGCGGGAACGACCGTGGCATCGGAACTGGCCGCCCAGTTCAAGGGAACGGCGATGTTGATACGCTGGTATCGCAACCGCATGGTCTGCATTCATCATGAAACCACGCCGCAAGCGCCCATTGTCCGCTATATGCGCGGCCAGCCGATGGGCATGAGCCACGGCGCGACCGCGCGGGCGATCATCGCGGCCCTGCCGCGCCGCAAGGCGCTGCCCTTGGTCGAGAGCCTGTTGAACGATTTTCGCGCCTCGGGCTTTGGTGAAACCACCGAGGCCGTGCTCACCAACCTGCGCAAGATCAAACGCCAGGGCTTCGCCCATTCGCGTGGCGAGGTGATGGCGGGGGTGAACGGCACCTCGGCGCCGATCATCGACGGCAGCCGCATGCCGATTGGCGCGCTGTGCCTGACGCAGCACGACACGGCCCACAACGCGAGCGGCGCCCAGACCGTCGCACAAGCGGTCGTGCAGGGGGCAGCCACGATCTCAGACAAGCTGGCGAACCCGGCCTGA
- the modA gene encoding molybdate ABC transporter substrate-binding protein: MLRALALLALLAAPAQAADFTVFAAASLRDALTEAATVHEASSGDHATLVFAGSSALARQIEAGAPADLFVSANTDWMDTLEQAGRIDPATRADVLGNALVLIGHGSAAPVTPDTLDLPALLGDGRLAMALVNAVPAGIYGRAALESLGQWDAVAPLVAQTDNVRAALALVATGEAPYGIVYATDAAAEPQVSVVMTFPQGSHPPITYPGAVTTDAAQPQAATAFLTWMQTPQAQAIFARHGFTAGG, encoded by the coding sequence ATGCTGCGCGCCCTCGCTTTGCTCGCCCTGCTCGCCGCCCCGGCGCAGGCCGCCGACTTCACCGTCTTTGCCGCCGCCAGCCTGCGCGATGCCCTGACCGAGGCCGCCACCGTGCATGAGGCCAGCTCGGGCGACCATGCCACGCTGGTCTTCGCCGGGTCGTCAGCCTTGGCCCGTCAGATCGAGGCGGGCGCACCGGCGGATCTGTTCGTGTCGGCCAACACCGACTGGATGGACACGCTGGAGCAGGCAGGCCGCATCGACCCCGCCACCCGCGCCGATGTCTTGGGCAACGCGCTGGTGCTGATCGGCCACGGCAGCGCCGCGCCTGTAACGCCAGACACGCTGGATCTGCCCGCGCTGCTGGGCGACGGGCGGCTGGCGATGGCGCTGGTCAACGCCGTCCCTGCGGGCATCTATGGCCGCGCGGCGCTGGAAAGCCTTGGGCAATGGGACGCCGTCGCGCCGCTGGTGGCGCAAACCGACAACGTCCGCGCCGCGCTGGCGCTGGTCGCCACCGGCGAGGCCCCCTACGGCATCGTCTACGCCACCGACGCCGCCGCCGAGCCGCAGGTCAGCGTCGTGATGACCTTCCCTCAGGGCAGCCACCCACCGATCACCTACCCCGGTGCCGTCACCACCGACGCCGCCCAACCCCAAGCCGCCACCGCCTTTCTGACGTGGATGCAAACGCCGCAAGCGCAGGCGATCTTCGCCCGCCACGGCTTTACCGCCGGGGGCTGA
- a CDS encoding ANTAR domain-containing response regulator, translating into MSDRLSIVVVEKDRDRAIQIVDALKVTDDYDIFVIADERGLARQIAARAPDIVLIDIDNPSRDTLEELTLASGPLERPVAMFVGGQAGGLAAAAIEAGVSAYVVDGLLPDRIKPVLDTAIARFQVFRRMRTELAETRKALEERKVIDRAKGMLMKARNLSEEQAYALLRKAAMDQGKKVVEVAEALVTAARLLG; encoded by the coding sequence ATGTCCGACCGTCTGTCGATCGTTGTTGTTGAAAAAGACCGCGACCGCGCGATTCAGATCGTGGACGCGCTCAAGGTCACCGATGATTACGACATCTTTGTCATCGCCGATGAGCGCGGGCTGGCCCGCCAGATTGCCGCGCGTGCGCCCGATATTGTGCTGATCGACATCGACAACCCGTCGCGCGATACGCTGGAAGAACTGACGCTGGCCTCAGGCCCGCTGGAACGCCCGGTGGCGATGTTCGTCGGCGGGCAGGCCGGGGGGCTGGCGGCGGCGGCGATCGAGGCGGGGGTGTCGGCCTATGTGGTGGACGGGCTGCTGCCGGACCGGATCAAACCCGTGCTCGATACCGCCATCGCCCGGTTTCAGGTGTTCCGCCGGATGCGCACAGAGCTGGCCGAGACCCGCAAGGCGCTGGAGGAACGCAAGGTCATCGACCGCGCCAAAGGCATGTTGATGAAGGCGCGCAACCTGAGCGAAGAGCAGGCCTATGCGCTGTTGCGCAAGGCGGCGATGGATCAGGGCAAGAAGGTGGTCGAGGTGGCCGAGGCGCTGGTCACGGCGGCGAGGCTGTTGGGATGA